The nucleotide window TATTCCAAGCGGCCAGGGCGACTCTTCCCGGGCCTTTGCCAGGGCGGCCTGCATACTGCCCGCGTCATGACTGCCTGGTTCAAGGAAATAGGTGTTATCCTTGTACCATTTGCGCGTGTTTATTTTGTTGAAGGTGACGCATGCCTGAAAAACATCTACCAGCGCGAAACCCTTGTGGTTTATCGCTGCCTTGATTATTTCCTTTGTCTTTTCTGGTTCGTCGGCGGAAGCCCTGGCAACAAAGGGCGCGCCCATTATGAGGGCCAGCAGCAGCGGATTGAGCGGCGTTTCAAAAACTCCGTCAACCTGGATCGGTGTTTTCATGCCCAGTCCCGAGGTGGGAGAAGCCTGCCCCTTGGTGAGGCCGTAAACCATATTATTATGAACAATTACAGTTATGTCGGGATTTCGTCTGATCGTGTGAATAAAATGATTGCCGCCTTCACTGTAGATGTCGCCGTCGCCGCTTTCGACGATAAGTTTAAGGTCGGGATTAACCGCCTTGATGCCGGATGCGGCAGGAAGCGCCCGACCGTGC belongs to Syntrophales bacterium and includes:
- a CDS encoding thiamine pyrophosphate-dependent enzyme, whose product is MNTSIYAKNDVEIAWCPGCGNFGIRNIMLKVFTELGIPKERLVYCSGIGHAAKAPQYYDISYFNGLHGRALPAASGIKAVNPDLKLIVESGDGDIYSEGGNHFIHTIRRNPDITVIVHNNMVYGLTKGQASPTSGLGMKTPIQVDGVFETPLNPLLLALIMGAPFVARASADEPEKTKEIIKAAINHKGFALVDVFQACVTFNKINTRKWYKDNTYFLEPGSHDAGSMQAALAKAREESPWPLGIIYQKETKRTFEDNLAPYIAGDRTPLYKRNRKSDIVRSLLAEKI